A window of Populus trichocarpa isolate Nisqually-1 chromosome 17, P.trichocarpa_v4.1, whole genome shotgun sequence genomic DNA:
CTAACAACCATACATTTTCGAGCTACAATATGCTAATGTTTATTTTCTCATTATCACTATCTGATTTGATTTCTGCACATTGCATGATTAATGTTTTGCACCCTCCTATGTAGGAATGAATcggaatcaattaaaataattgctGAATACATATCATACAAACTAAGCGTCACTCTGCCAACAATTAGTAAAAAGTTAGTTGGAATAGATTCTCGTCTAAAAGTATTAAATGGTTATAAAGGTGAAGAAACTGGCGAAGCAATCTTCATAGGGATTTGTGGAATGGGTGGCATAGGTAAGACGACTGTTGCAAGGGTACTATATGATAGGATTCGTTGGCAATTTGAAGGCAGCTGCTTCTTAGCAAATGTCAGAGAAGTTTTTGCTGAGAAAGATGGACCACGTCGTTTGCAGGAACAACTTCTTTCTGAAATCTTAATGGAGCGTGCTTCTGTATGGGATTCTTTTAGAGGGATTCTGATGATAAAGCGGAGGTTACGACTTAAAAAGATTCTTCTTATCCTTGATGATGTAGATGACAAAGAACAACTAGAATTCTTGGCTGAGGAGCCTGGATGGTTTGGTCCAGGGAGCAGAATTATCATAACAAGCAGACATTCAAATGTGTTAACTGGAATTGATGATACTAAAATTTACGAGGCTGAGAAAttgaatgatgatgatgctctTATGTTGTTTAGCCAGAAAGCTTTCAAAAATGACCAGCCTGCTGAAGATTTCGTGGGACTATCCAAGCAAGTTGTTGATTATGCTAATGGCCTTCCACTGGCTCTAGAAGTTATAGGTTCGTTTTTGTATGGAAGAAGTATCCCTGAATGGAGAGGTGCAATTAATAGAATGAATGAGATTCCTGACGGCAAAATTATTGATGTGCTTCGCATTAGTTTTGATGGTCTCCATGAATCAgatcagaaaatatttttagacatTGCCTGTTTCCTGAAGGGATTTAAAAAAGATCGAATAACAAGGATACTTGACAGGTGTGGATTCAATGCAAGTATTGGAATACCAGTTCTTATTGAGAGATCTCTCATAAGTGTCTATCGGGATCAAGTCTGGATGCATAATTTATTACAGATAATGGGTAAGGAAATTGTTCGTTGTGAATCCCCTGAAGAGCCTGGAAGGCGCAGTAGATTGTGGACATACGAGGATGTCTGCCTTGCACTGATGGACAACACAGTGAGTAGCTGATAGAGAACATTATCCCTAAGATTTCATAACGTTGATTTTAATTTACGCTCCATCTCTACTTTGTATTTGTCTTTTTACTAGTATTCCCTTTTGGTTgacagggaaaagaaaaaatagaagccATTTTCTTGGACATGCCTGGAATAAAAGAGGCACAATGGAACATGAAAGCCTTCTCTAAAATGAGCAAACTAAGATTGCTCAAAATCGACAACATGCAGGTTTCTGAAGGACCTGAAGATCTTTCCAATAAGTTGCGATTTCTTGAATGGCATTCTTGCCCTTCAAAATCATTGCCAGCTGATTTACAAGTGGATGAGCTAGTTGAACTTCACATGGCTAACAGTAGTCTTGAGCAATTATGGTATGGGTGTAAGGTGAGAACAACTAATTTGGAAAATTAACCAAATttctttgtatttctttttatcgTTTTCCTATATATGTATGACAGTATTGTCCATATTTCTTCTCCCCTGCATGATTGCAGAGTGCAGTTAATTTGAAAATCATCAATCTCAGCAACTCACTAAACCTGATCAAGACTCCAGATTTTACTGGAATTCTGAATCTCGAGAACCTGATTCTTGAAGGTtgtacaagtttgtttgaggtTCATCCATCACTTGCACATCACAAGAAGCTTCAATATGTGAATCTTGTGAACTGCAAAAGAATTAGGATTCTCCCAAACAATTTAGAAATGGAATCACTAAAAGTTTGCATTCTTGATGGCTGCTCAAAACTTGAGAAGTTTCCAGATATAGGAGGAAACATGAACTGTTTGATGGAGCTTTATTTGGACGGGACTGGTATTGTTGAACTATCTTCATCAATTCGTCATTTGATTGGCTTAGGTCTATTGAGCATGAACAACTGCAAGAACCTTGAAAGCATTCCGAGTAGCATAGGTTGTTTGAAATCCCttaaaaaacttgatatgtCTGGTTGCTCTGAACTTACAAATATACCAGAGAATTTGGGGAAAGTCGAAAGTTTGGAGGAGTTTGATGTAAGTAGAACTTTAATAAGACAACTGCCACCATccgtttttcttttaaagaatctTAAAGTATTATCTTTGGATGGATGCAAACGAATAGCTGTGCTGCCTTCTTTGTCTGGTCTGTGTTCTTTAGAAGTACTGGGTTTACGTGCTTGCAATCTAAGAGAAGGGGCACTTCCTGAACATATTGGCTACTTATCTTCATTGAGGTCTTTAGATCTGAGCCAGAATAACTTTGTTAGCCTGCCTAAAAGCATAAATCAGCTTTCTGAACTGGAAATGCTTGTCTTAGAGGATTGCACGATGCTTGAATCATTGCCTGAGGTTCCATCTAAAGTTCAAACGATATATTTGAATGGTTGTATAAGCCTAAAAACAATTCCAGATCCGATAAAGCTAAGCAGTTGCAAAAGATCAGAATTCATATGTCTTAACTGCTGGGAATTGTACAATCATAATGGCCAAGACAACATGGGGTTGACCATGCTTGAAAGATACCTCCAGGTCTTCTCTTAATCAAACCCCAACCTTTTtctatctctctccctctccctctatCTATCTAACATTTTGGTTCTTTATGATACAGGGTTTGTCTAATCCAAGACCTAGATTTGGTATCGCTGTTCCAGGAAATGAAATTCCAGGCTGGTTTAACCATCAAAGTAAGGGATCTTCAATTAGTGTGCAAGTGCCTAATTGGAGCATGGGGTTTGTTGCCTGTGTTGCATTCAGTGCATATGGAGAAAGACCTCTTCTTCGTTGTGATTTCAAAGCCAATGGAAGAGAGAATTATCCTTCGCTGATGTGTATTAGTTTAAACTCTATCCAACTTCTGTCAGATCATCTTTGGTTATTCTATCTATCTTTTGATTACCTTAAAGAGGTTAAAGAATGGAAGCATGGATCCTTTAGCAACATTGAGTTGTCATTTCATTCTTACAAGCGAAGAGTAAAGGTGAAGAATTGTGGTGTCTGTTTGTtatcttctatatatattaCATCACAACCATCTGCCCATTTTATTGTTACAAGCAAAGAAGCAGCTTCTTCATATAAAGCTTCTTTAGCTTTTTCTTCATCGTACCATCAATGGATGTCAAATGTTTTCCCTGGCATCAGAGTCACGGACACTAGTAATGCTTTCACCTATTTAAAGTCAGATCTAGCCTTGAGATTTATTATGCCAGCCGAGAAGGAACAAGAGAAAGTAATGGCAATTAGATCAAGACTCTTTGAGGCCATTGAAGAATCAGGGCTGTcagttattatattttctagAGACTGTGCTTCTTTACCTTGGTGCTTTGACGAACTTGTCAAGATTGTCGGATTCATGGATGAGATGAGATCGGACACTATATTTCCAGTTTCTTATGATGTCGAGCAATCAAAGATAGATGATCAAACAGAGAGTTACACAATTGTCTTTGATAAGAATGAAGAAAATTTCAGAGGAAACGTGGAGAAGGTACAAAGATGGATGGATATTCTCAGTGAAGTTGAGATTTCATCTGGATCGAGAAGGTAATAATTacttcttttttgtgtgtgctGCTTTCAGAACTTAATGTTAACAAATCTGTGCTCTTTATAACATCGATTCCATGTATAGTTTGACTATACCGTGGGGATGGGAAAAGgaatgtttagtttttttaatgacaatttTACGTGAACAGAAAGATACTGTTCAACCCTATCCAAAAtgcattaataattttaaagtttgaaaaaattcCCATTACGCCAAGctatatatacatacacacacaaCACTTATGACTTCTCCTTCTCACTCTTAGCGGCATAGGAGCTCCAGCAACGCAGCAGCAGATCCAGTTGATCCAGCAGTGGATCGAACTCCACCTCCACCAGCTCCACCTCCAGctccaccagcagcagcagcggaTCCAACATCTCCAGCGGCTCGAGCGGCGGCAGGGATGGCTCCAGCT
This region includes:
- the LOC112325707 gene encoding TMV resistance protein N, yielding MSAVNLKIINLSNSLNLIKTPDFTGILNLENLILEGCTSLFEVHPSLAHHKKLQYVNLVNCKRIRILPNNLEMESLKVCILDGCSKLEKFPDIGGNMNCLMELYLDGTGIVELSSSIRHLIGLGLLSMNNCKNLESIPSSIGCLKSLKKLDMSGCSELTNIPENLGKVESLEEFDVSRTLIRQLPPSVFLLKNLKVLSLDGCKRIAVLPSLSGLCSLEVLGLRACNLREGALPEHIGYLSSLRSLDLSQNNFVSLPKSINQLSELEMLVLEDCTMLESLPEVPSKVQTIYLNGCISLKTIPDPIKLSSCKRSEFICLNCWELYNHNGQDNMGLTMLERYLQGLSNPRPRFGIAVPGNEIPGWFNHQSKGSSISVQVPNWSMGFVACVAFSAYGERPLLRCDFKANGRENYPSLMCISLNSIQLLSDHLWLFYLSFDYLKEVKEWKHGSFSNIELSFHSYKRRVKVKNCGVCLLSSIYITSQPSAHFIVTSKEAASSYKASLAFSSSYHQWMSNVFPGIRVTDTSNAFTYLKSDLALRFIMPAEKEQEKVMAIRSRLFEAIEESGLSVIIFSRDCASLPWCFDELVKIVGFMDEMRSDTIFPVSYDVEQSKIDDQTESYTIVFDKNEENFRGNVEKVQRWMDILSEVEISSGSRSGIGAPATQQQIQLIQQWIELHLHQLHLQLHQQQQRIQHLQRLERRQGWLQLLEQRRIHWIQKREHQRIYWIQKREQRRLLERLRLEQRLLEQRLSEQLHEFWLRI